From Mucilaginibacter rubeus, a single genomic window includes:
- a CDS encoding alpha/beta hydrolase: protein MKISFFTGKIQAPKSPLERLFLAGDFNGWNPADKTWELVKNGNGNYALSKELPVGLIHFKITRGSWNTVECDATGKSIDNRSLVIKSDTNVKLDIAGWQDSFAPAEKKHTATARVHIISENFEIPQLGRERRVWIYLPAGYDTGSKKYPVIYMHDGQNLFDEYTSSYGEWGIDEIMDKMPEQEESIIVGIDHGGDYRLTEYNPYDSKYGKGRGDDYVQFLVKNLKPYIDAHYRTESDATHTTIAGSSMGGLISMYALLKYPEVFGNAGVFSPAFWNAPQLFDLAKQVKISAKSRFYFVCGDAESDTMVPDMQKMADVVKSRGIKAENAPVTVIKGASHNEKQWNGDWPGFYKWLIGF, encoded by the coding sequence GTGAAAATATCCTTTTTTACCGGCAAAATTCAGGCTCCCAAAAGCCCCCTCGAACGCCTGTTTCTGGCAGGTGATTTTAATGGCTGGAACCCCGCTGATAAGACGTGGGAACTGGTTAAAAACGGCAACGGAAATTATGCATTAAGCAAAGAATTGCCCGTTGGGTTGATCCACTTCAAAATTACCCGTGGCAGCTGGAACACAGTTGAATGCGACGCTACGGGTAAGTCAATTGATAACCGGAGCCTGGTGATAAAAAGTGATACCAATGTAAAACTCGATATAGCGGGCTGGCAGGATAGTTTTGCACCGGCTGAGAAAAAGCACACCGCTACAGCGCGGGTACACATTATCAGCGAAAACTTTGAAATACCACAGTTAGGAAGAGAGCGCCGCGTTTGGATTTACTTACCAGCCGGGTATGATACAGGTAGTAAAAAATACCCTGTAATTTATATGCACGACGGTCAAAATCTTTTTGACGAATACACCTCAAGTTATGGCGAGTGGGGCATTGACGAGATCATGGATAAAATGCCTGAACAGGAAGAAAGCATCATAGTTGGTATTGACCATGGCGGCGATTACCGTTTGACGGAATATAATCCGTATGATTCAAAATATGGTAAGGGCAGGGGGGATGATTATGTGCAATTTTTAGTTAAAAACCTTAAGCCATATATCGATGCACATTATCGCACTGAAAGTGATGCCACTCACACAACAATAGCAGGCAGTTCGATGGGCGGACTTATTTCCATGTACGCCCTGTTGAAATATCCGGAGGTATTTGGAAATGCCGGTGTATTTTCACCCGCGTTTTGGAACGCTCCCCAACTGTTTGACCTGGCTAAACAGGTTAAGATAAGTGCAAAAAGCCGTTTTTATTTTGTTTGCGGTGATGCGGAAAGCGACACAATGGTTCCCGATATGCAAAAAATGGCTGATGTAGTAAAGTCAAGAGGGATAAAAGCAGAAAATGCGCCCGTTACGGTAATTAAGGGAGCGTCGCACAATGAAAAGCAATGGAATGGCGACTGGCCGGGGTTTTATAAATGGTTGATAGGGTTTTGA
- a CDS encoding ATP-dependent DNA helicase RecQ, producing MTIEEILKQYWNHDTFRPMQAEIIQSVLLGNDTLALLPTGGGKSVCFQVPALAKEGICIVVSPLIALMKDQVENLRAKGINAISIVSGMGRREIDLALDNCIYGSVKFLYLSPERLLSELVRERVKYMKVNLFAIDEAHCISQWGYDFRPPYLHIADLRELHPNVPVLALTATATADVKADIQEKLKFKNPVVYQQSFERSNISYVVQYEEDKFRKMLDVVRGVKGSGIVYVRSRKETFEIAKFLSDNGIRADYYNAGLSVDQRAEKQEAWKNNRVQVIVATNAFGMGIDKPDVRFVIHKDIPESLEAYYQEAGRGGRDGNKAFGVLLYNPADKLKQEKMFELNFPSIDEIKQVYHHLANYFQLAYEAGEGLSFDLDLGEFCSRYKLDAIKTLNALKFLERDEYLAFNESVFLPSRFQFEVVNEQLYNFQIQNAGWDPFVKTLLRSYGGAFENYVRIKEFDIARRTGLSVQQVIEGMLQLQQYGLLSYMQQTDKPQVTYLKPRVQGSHLIIDRKYIEQRKEVYRQKMEAVFDYAIHKRCRSQMLLAYFDETDSRKCGVCDVCLEEKRKVNQDEIFDNITTEIVQLLSISNPDIGNLITGINIGTEKEKMETIRLLLDAGKIKTDGEAYYLS from the coding sequence ATGACCATCGAAGAAATATTAAAACAGTACTGGAACCATGATACTTTCAGGCCAATGCAGGCCGAGATCATCCAATCTGTTTTATTAGGTAACGATACATTGGCCTTGTTGCCTACCGGAGGTGGTAAATCAGTTTGTTTCCAGGTACCTGCATTGGCCAAAGAGGGGATATGCATCGTGGTATCGCCATTGATTGCCCTTATGAAAGACCAGGTTGAAAACCTGCGGGCCAAGGGGATCAATGCTATTTCAATCGTGTCGGGCATGGGGCGTAGAGAGATTGACCTGGCACTGGATAATTGCATCTACGGTTCGGTAAAGTTTCTGTACCTGTCGCCCGAGCGCCTGCTCAGCGAACTGGTGCGCGAGCGGGTGAAATACATGAAAGTTAACCTCTTTGCTATTGATGAGGCGCACTGTATTTCGCAGTGGGGCTATGATTTCAGACCGCCGTACCTGCACATTGCCGATCTGCGGGAACTGCATCCTAACGTACCCGTTTTGGCGCTCACCGCTACTGCTACTGCCGATGTAAAGGCCGATATCCAGGAAAAGCTAAAATTCAAAAATCCGGTTGTTTACCAGCAAAGTTTTGAAAGGAGCAATATCAGCTATGTGGTACAATACGAGGAAGATAAGTTTCGTAAAATGCTGGATGTTGTACGCGGCGTTAAGGGCAGCGGCATAGTATATGTACGCAGCCGGAAAGAAACCTTTGAGATAGCAAAGTTTTTGAGCGATAACGGTATAAGGGCCGATTATTACAACGCCGGTCTTTCGGTTGATCAGCGTGCGGAAAAGCAGGAAGCCTGGAAAAATAACCGGGTGCAGGTTATTGTAGCCACCAATGCATTTGGTATGGGGATAGATAAGCCGGATGTAAGGTTTGTGATCCATAAAGATATTCCGGAAAGTTTGGAGGCTTATTACCAGGAAGCCGGTCGCGGAGGCCGCGATGGAAATAAAGCATTTGGAGTATTGCTGTACAACCCTGCTGATAAGCTTAAACAAGAAAAAATGTTTGAGCTTAACTTTCCATCCATCGATGAAATTAAACAGGTGTACCATCACCTGGCCAATTATTTCCAGCTGGCTTATGAGGCAGGTGAGGGGTTGAGCTTTGACCTCGATCTTGGCGAGTTTTGCAGCCGCTATAAGCTTGATGCCATTAAAACGCTTAACGCCCTTAAATTTTTAGAGCGCGATGAATATCTGGCTTTTAATGAGAGTGTGTTTTTGCCCTCACGTTTTCAATTTGAGGTAGTTAACGAACAGCTATACAACTTCCAGATCCAGAATGCAGGCTGGGACCCATTTGTAAAAACATTACTCCGTTCATACGGTGGCGCGTTTGAAAATTATGTGCGTATCAAGGAGTTTGATATTGCAAGGCGTACCGGCTTAAGCGTTCAGCAGGTTATTGAAGGCATGTTACAATTGCAGCAGTATGGCTTGTTGAGCTATATGCAGCAAACCGATAAGCCTCAGGTTACTTATTTAAAACCACGGGTGCAGGGTAGCCACCTCATCATCGACAGGAAATATATTGAACAACGCAAGGAAGTTTACCGCCAAAAAATGGAGGCGGTTTTTGATTACGCTATTCATAAACGATGCCGAAGCCAGATGCTGCTGGCTTATTTTGATGAAACCGACAGCCGCAAATGCGGTGTTTGCGATGTTTGCCTTGAGGAAAAGCGAAAGGTGAACCAGGACGAGATCTTCGATAATATCACTACCGAAATTGTACAGTTACTCAGCATTTCAAACCCCGACATCGGTAACCTGATAACTGGTATCAATATCGGCACCGAAAAAGAAAAGATGGAAACCATACGCCTGCTGCTCGATGCAGGTAAGATCAAAACCGATGGCGAAGCTTATTATTTGAGTTGA
- a CDS encoding GIN domain-containing protein: protein MKTTSIAIATVMFMVLGFANIASAKTAKNDAAVVLTDISKINKIEVYGNVELYISSGPADEIKVYNRYYSENALVQSQKGVLRISSYKNEKLVVWVTANQLSAISAYDNADIKSFGSFSGIDLDVKLNNNASASLNLDTYSASITLSGNAKAELKGNTNEYSLTRNVTSNVNSNGLAYAHATETLNKETKPRVDEFATL, encoded by the coding sequence ATGAAAACTACATCAATCGCCATCGCTACCGTAATGTTTATGGTACTTGGCTTCGCAAACATCGCATCAGCAAAAACAGCAAAAAATGATGCAGCCGTTGTTTTAACTGATATCAGTAAAATCAACAAAATTGAAGTTTACGGTAACGTTGAACTTTATATATCAAGCGGCCCGGCCGACGAGATAAAGGTTTACAACCGCTATTATTCTGAAAACGCGCTGGTTCAATCACAAAAAGGCGTATTGCGCATTTCATCATATAAAAATGAAAAATTAGTAGTTTGGGTAACTGCAAACCAATTGAGCGCAATTAGTGCTTACGATAATGCCGATATCAAATCATTCGGTAGCTTTTCAGGCATCGACCTTGATGTTAAATTAAACAACAACGCATCTGCAAGCCTTAACCTGGATACTTACAGCGCCAGCATCACCTTAAGTGGTAACGCCAAAGCCGAGCTTAAAGGTAACACCAACGAATATAGCCTTACCCGCAATGTAACTTCAAATGTTAACAGTAACGGCCTGGCATACGCTCACGCTACCGAAACGTTGAATAAAGAAACCAAACCAAGGGTTGATGAATTTGCAACTTTATAA
- a CDS encoding TetR/AcrR family transcriptional regulator, with translation MGKAERTRQFIIETAAPIFNEKGIAGTTIDDILAATKMAKGGLYGHFESKDEIASVMVNYLLDKLSDKVNTVMAKEKTAIKKILAFIDIYKDPIDSYIDGGCPILNFGVEADDNNPMLKQRLKTMIEEGQKVFVEIINKGVADGEISSEINAADYALKMFTLLEGGMLVSRVTGSGKYMNSLVRMLKNELKEYELK, from the coding sequence ATGGGCAAAGCAGAAAGAACCAGGCAATTCATTATCGAGACGGCAGCGCCGATCTTTAATGAGAAAGGTATAGCCGGTACTACCATTGATGACATCCTTGCCGCCACAAAAATGGCTAAGGGGGGCCTTTATGGGCACTTTGAAAGCAAGGACGAAATTGCGAGTGTAATGGTTAATTACCTGCTCGATAAGTTAAGCGATAAGGTAAATACCGTTATGGCTAAAGAAAAAACAGCCATTAAAAAAATCCTCGCTTTTATTGATATCTACAAAGATCCTATTGATTCATACATAGATGGCGGCTGTCCGATACTTAATTTTGGCGTTGAGGCTGACGATAACAATCCCATGCTTAAACAGAGGCTCAAAACAATGATTGAGGAAGGGCAGAAGGTTTTTGTGGAGATCATAAACAAGGGTGTTGCGGATGGTGAAATATCTTCTGAAATAAACGCCGCTGATTACGCGCTCAAGATGTTTACGCTGTTGGAAGGGGGAATGCTGGTATCAAGAGTGACTGGAAGTGGCAAATATATGAATAGCCTTGTGCGCATGCTCAAAAATGAATTGAAGGAGTACGAACTAAAATAA
- a CDS encoding oxidoreductase: MKIQKVILVTGASKGFGLEIAKTALAAGDKVIATVRSKADQLAATLSNNPNLLVVTMDVTNEAQVKAAVAEGLLRFGKIDVVINNAGYGIVTAIEEATDAEVKAQYETNVFGLLNVLRAVLPHLRAQKSGHIINVSSLFGFDAIPGWALYGSTKFAVEGISKGLAAELAPLNIKVTVVEPGLFSTEFLSAESYSAAKNIIADYTETVGPMRTGADQLHGNQPGDPKKLAKVVVDIAHNENPPLHLPIGKDAVGMYKANAEKTSKEIDQWIAVSTSTDHDHVATK, encoded by the coding sequence ATGAAAATTCAAAAAGTAATATTAGTAACCGGTGCCTCAAAAGGCTTTGGTTTAGAGATAGCTAAAACAGCATTGGCAGCAGGTGATAAGGTAATTGCCACTGTACGTAGCAAAGCCGATCAGCTGGCTGCTACATTAAGTAACAACCCTAACCTGTTGGTGGTAACAATGGACGTAACTAACGAAGCACAGGTTAAAGCCGCTGTTGCCGAAGGTTTGCTACGTTTTGGCAAAATTGACGTAGTGATCAACAATGCAGGTTATGGTATAGTAACCGCCATTGAAGAAGCCACTGATGCCGAAGTAAAAGCGCAATATGAAACTAACGTATTTGGTCTGTTGAATGTATTGCGTGCGGTATTACCTCATTTACGTGCTCAAAAATCCGGTCATATTATCAACGTTTCTTCATTATTTGGCTTTGATGCCATCCCGGGCTGGGCTTTGTATGGTTCAACCAAGTTTGCGGTTGAAGGTATTTCAAAAGGCCTTGCTGCAGAACTTGCTCCACTCAATATTAAAGTAACCGTAGTTGAACCGGGCTTGTTCAGCACCGAGTTCCTGAGCGCGGAATCATATAGTGCTGCAAAAAATATTATTGCCGATTATACCGAAACCGTTGGTCCGATGAGAACGGGTGCCGATCAGTTACACGGTAACCAGCCCGGCGATCCAAAGAAATTGGCTAAGGTTGTAGTTGATATCGCTCATAACGAAAACCCTCCGTTACACCTGCCTATCGGTAAAGATGCTGTTGGTATGTATAAAGCCAATGCCGAAAAAACAAGCAAAGAAATTGATCAATGGATAGCGGTATCAACCAGTACCGATCATGATCACGTTGCTACAAAATAA
- a CDS encoding SDR family oxidoreductase yields MSTKKIALITGANRGIGFETAKQLGEKGVAVIVAARKLSAAEETAVQLTEQGIEAYGVQLDVTNADERKAIAAYIENKFGKLDILVNNAGVGPKDNDLFVKKTVATTADEFEYIFNTNLFSIVYLTNELLPLLKKSEAGRIVNLSSILGSITIHATEGSPIADFKRLSYSASKAALNVFTVLLADELKGTKIKVNSAHPGWVQTELGSVEHAPMSVPDGAKTSVELSLIGEDGPNGRFIHLGEELPW; encoded by the coding sequence ATGTCAACTAAAAAAATAGCTTTAATAACAGGCGCAAACCGCGGTATAGGTTTTGAAACCGCTAAACAATTAGGCGAAAAAGGCGTGGCCGTAATAGTGGCTGCCCGTAAACTGAGCGCAGCTGAAGAAACCGCGGTTCAATTAACCGAACAAGGAATTGAAGCATATGGCGTTCAACTGGATGTTACCAATGCCGATGAAAGAAAAGCGATTGCCGCCTACATCGAAAACAAATTTGGTAAACTGGATATCCTGGTAAACAACGCCGGCGTTGGCCCCAAAGACAATGATCTTTTTGTTAAAAAGACCGTTGCTACAACTGCCGATGAATTTGAATATATCTTTAATACCAACCTGTTCAGCATTGTATATCTTACCAATGAGCTGCTTCCTTTGCTTAAAAAGAGTGAGGCTGGTCGTATAGTTAACCTGTCGAGCATATTGGGTTCAATAACTATACATGCTACTGAAGGCAGCCCGATAGCTGATTTCAAACGCTTATCGTATTCAGCATCGAAAGCAGCTTTGAATGTGTTTACCGTTCTTTTGGCGGATGAATTAAAAGGTACTAAAATCAAAGTGAATTCAGCACATCCGGGTTGGGTACAAACAGAATTGGGTAGTGTTGAGCACGCACCTATGAGCGTTCCTGACGGTGCCAAAACCAGCGTTGAACTATCGCTTATTGGTGAAGACGGCCCTAACGGCAGGTTCATCCACCTTGGTGAAGAACTTCCATGGTAA
- a CDS encoding ArsR/SmtB family transcription factor, whose amino-acid sequence MKARRDVYQAVADPTRRAIINMIATQPHNVNTIAANFDVTRQAISLHIQILADCGLINVKQQGRDRICEARLDQLSEISAWVDQYRQHWESKIDSLEKYVVQLKNERNGKQSK is encoded by the coding sequence ATGAAAGCCAGAAGAGACGTTTACCAGGCGGTTGCTGATCCAACCCGAAGAGCCATCATTAATATGATTGCCACCCAGCCACACAACGTGAACACCATAGCCGCAAACTTTGATGTTACACGTCAGGCCATATCCTTACATATCCAGATTCTGGCCGATTGCGGTTTGATTAATGTTAAACAGCAGGGGCGCGACCGGATCTGCGAGGCCCGGCTTGATCAGCTTAGCGAGATCTCGGCCTGGGTTGATCAATACCGCCAGCATTGGGAAAGTAAAATAGATAGTCTTGAGAAATATGTAGTACAACTAAAAAATGAGAGAAATGGAAAACAATCAAAGTAA
- a CDS encoding SRPBCC family protein encodes MENNQSNTANRELRLTRTLDAPIELVWEVWTQPEHIAQWWGPDGFTNTISKMEIKQEGEWDLVMHGPDGTDYKNKSVFKEIVPLKKIVYEHVSSPKFVATIEFEEQGEQTSLSWHMLFESHEQFVQVVKTFKADEGLKQNIEKLNQYLKEASKR; translated from the coding sequence ATGGAAAACAATCAAAGTAACACTGCCAATCGCGAATTGCGCTTAACACGAACCTTAGATGCCCCGATTGAGCTGGTATGGGAAGTATGGACCCAGCCCGAACATATTGCCCAATGGTGGGGGCCCGACGGTTTTACCAATACCATCAGCAAAATGGAAATTAAGCAGGAAGGGGAGTGGGACCTGGTGATGCATGGCCCCGACGGTACCGATTATAAGAACAAAAGTGTGTTTAAAGAAATTGTTCCGCTTAAAAAAATAGTGTACGAGCATGTAAGCAGTCCGAAGTTTGTTGCTACAATTGAGTTTGAAGAGCAAGGGGAGCAAACCTCCCTGAGCTGGCATATGCTTTTTGAATCGCATGAGCAGTTTGTACAGGTGGTAAAAACATTTAAAGCCGATGAGGGCTTAAAACAAAATATCGAAAAGTTGAATCAATATTTGAAAGAGGCGAGCAAAAGATGA
- a CDS encoding GIN domain-containing protein produces MKTTILTIATSLVLALGVTTAANAATKIDNGAAVVLNNVSKINKIEVRGNVEVYVSAGENENVKVYNKYYSESALVQNNNGTLRITSYKNEKLVVWVTANDLKAIDAYDNAEVKSFGKLAALDLNVNLYNNASAKLNVEAYAATVNVNDKAKAEFTGTADVYTLNHTKESFVNNNAFAAVSFTDKVTNAPAKYTVENEFAGL; encoded by the coding sequence ATGAAAACTACAATATTAACAATCGCAACCTCTTTAGTTTTAGCACTTGGAGTAACAACCGCAGCCAACGCAGCAACCAAAATAGATAACGGCGCAGCCGTAGTTTTAAACAACGTAAGCAAGATCAACAAGATCGAAGTTCGCGGTAACGTTGAAGTATATGTATCAGCCGGCGAAAACGAAAATGTTAAAGTTTACAACAAATATTATTCAGAAAGCGCGCTTGTACAAAACAACAACGGTACCTTACGCATCACTTCATATAAAAACGAAAAACTGGTAGTTTGGGTAACTGCCAATGATCTTAAAGCTATCGATGCTTATGATAATGCCGAAGTTAAATCATTCGGAAAGCTTGCCGCTCTTGATTTGAACGTTAACCTTTACAATAATGCATCTGCTAAATTAAATGTTGAAGCTTACGCTGCAACCGTAAACGTTAATGACAAAGCTAAAGCTGAATTTACCGGTACTGCCGATGTTTACACCCTGAACCACACCAAAGAATCATTTGTAAATAACAATGCATTTGCCGCAGTAAGCTTCACCGATAAAGTAACCAACGCTCCTGCTAAATACACCGTTGAAAACGAGTTTGCAGGTCTTTAA
- a CDS encoding head GIN domain-containing protein, with amino-acid sequence MKNYLSTFTIAGAFISTAILSSCNYRCVHGSGNQTTEKRKAEDFKKVEISGAFKVHLKQDSSLTIDIKADDNLIKYISTSVESGTLHIKSKKNFCDPGDMVINIGVKNLEEIQAAGAVEVNSDGKLNAKDFKLDLSGATKITLDLNAANVSTEGSGATEVRLTGQAASHKIDLSGAGKIEAFDFVVGDYDIETSGIGHCKINVLKTLNVHTSGASEIQYKGSPSTVNNDKSGASSIKKVD; translated from the coding sequence ATGAAAAATTACCTTTCTACCTTCACTATAGCAGGCGCATTTATATCTACAGCCATATTATCATCATGTAACTACAGGTGCGTACACGGTTCGGGAAACCAAACTACCGAAAAACGCAAAGCCGAAGATTTTAAAAAAGTTGAAATTTCGGGCGCGTTTAAAGTTCACCTGAAACAGGACAGCTCATTAACCATTGATATCAAAGCTGACGATAACCTGATCAAATACATTTCGACGTCGGTTGAAAGCGGTACACTACATATCAAATCAAAAAAGAATTTCTGTGATCCCGGAGATATGGTGATCAATATTGGCGTAAAAAACCTTGAAGAAATTCAGGCTGCAGGCGCGGTTGAAGTTAATTCGGACGGTAAGCTGAATGCTAAAGATTTTAAGCTTGATCTTTCAGGCGCTACCAAGATAACCCTTGATCTTAACGCGGCCAATGTATCAACCGAAGGTAGTGGCGCTACAGAAGTGAGGCTTACAGGCCAGGCTGCATCGCATAAAATTGACCTGAGTGGTGCCGGTAAAATAGAGGCATTTGATTTTGTTGTGGGTGATTATGATATTGAAACATCGGGTATTGGCCATTGCAAGATCAATGTGCTTAAAACGCTGAATGTACATACCAGCGGCGCATCCGAAATTCAATATAAAGGTTCTCCGTCTACCGTGAATAACGATAAATCGGGAGCCTCATCTATCAAAAAAGTTGACTGA
- a CDS encoding c-type cytochrome, which yields MKKFLKWTAYAVIVLVLIAIAGVSYITLALPNVGQPEAIKIDATPQRIARGKYLANNVTLCMDCHSARNWSTFAAPADSAILGSGGEKFDASAGFPGTVYSPNITPLNLSNWTDGEIFRAMTTGVKKDGSAIFPIMPWPYYAKMDREDLYSIIAYLRTLKPNGKNYPGHQLDFPLNIIVHTMPQKAALGSIPNPADTIKYGAYLLNAAACKECHTQADKGKLNEAMAFAGGQGYIVPGGSKVFSANITPDKETGIGNWTKEQFVSSFTQYANGKVQPTPVKPGDFQTIMPWWKYAGMKTSDLEAIYAYLKTIKPISNHVVKFERNRN from the coding sequence ATGAAAAAGTTTTTAAAATGGACAGCCTATGCAGTTATAGTACTTGTCCTGATTGCCATTGCCGGCGTATCGTACATTACACTGGCCCTGCCCAACGTGGGCCAGCCTGAAGCTATTAAAATAGATGCTACGCCGCAGCGCATTGCCCGCGGTAAGTATCTTGCCAACAACGTTACCCTGTGTATGGATTGCCATTCGGCCCGTAACTGGAGCACATTTGCCGCTCCCGCCGACTCGGCCATTTTAGGTTCCGGAGGCGAAAAGTTTGATGCCTCTGCGGGGTTCCCGGGTACGGTGTATTCGCCCAATATTACCCCTTTGAATTTAAGTAACTGGACAGACGGAGAGATTTTCAGGGCGATGACCACCGGTGTTAAAAAAGATGGCTCGGCGATATTCCCAATAATGCCATGGCCATATTACGCGAAGATGGATAGGGAAGACCTTTATTCCATCATTGCCTACCTGCGTACTTTAAAACCTAACGGTAAAAATTATCCCGGGCATCAGCTCGATTTTCCGCTCAATATTATTGTGCATACCATGCCGCAAAAGGCAGCCTTGGGTAGTATTCCCAACCCGGCGGATACCATTAAATATGGTGCTTATTTGCTCAATGCCGCGGCCTGTAAAGAATGCCATACACAAGCTGATAAAGGTAAACTGAACGAGGCTATGGCTTTTGCCGGTGGGCAGGGTTATATTGTGCCGGGAGGCAGCAAAGTGTTTTCCGCTAATATTACGCCCGACAAGGAAACCGGCATAGGCAACTGGACAAAGGAGCAGTTTGTTAGCAGTTTCACTCAATACGCCAACGGAAAAGTACAGCCAACACCGGTAAAACCGGGCGATTTTCAAACCATTATGCCCTGGTGGAAATACGCGGGTATGAAAACATCCGATCTGGAAGCGATTTACGCTTATTTAAAAACAATAAAGCCCATTAGCAACCACGTAGTGAAATTTGAAAGAAATAGGAATTAG
- the tig gene encoding trigger factor, translating into MNITQEKINDLSAVVKININPEDYQPRVEKAIKENAKKAKLPGFRPGMVPAAHIKKMYGKSILVDEINNLLQDTLNNYIDEQKLAVLGQPLPALDDNKEYNWDFADNFEFSYELGLAPEFSIDFSSADKLTQYVIKIDDETLASRIKNIRRSYGKMTNPDVSADDDVLYSDLVQLSADGSVFEDGITNTASVRLDQIKDEAIKASLIGLKKGDVVTFDIRKAFDNDAAKIAGLLKIEEDDAADLRGDFQLTVKNVNRLEESDLNQEFFDKLFGEGTVTTEEEFRTKITEELESMMVQDSDRKLQDDMYKLAIAKVDFALPDEFLKRWLKATNEKLSDEELEGGYNDFAQNLKWTLIENKIITDNTIEIKYEDVFELAKIRLDQQFRMYSPTPIPEDQLGQYTVQYLQNKDNANKIFEEVKALKVFDYIKNVITLDKQDILYTDFSALVTAAQ; encoded by the coding sequence ATGAATATTACACAGGAAAAAATTAATGACCTGAGCGCAGTTGTTAAAATTAACATCAACCCTGAAGATTATCAGCCACGTGTTGAAAAAGCTATAAAGGAAAATGCTAAAAAAGCAAAACTTCCTGGTTTCCGTCCGGGCATGGTGCCTGCAGCGCACATCAAAAAAATGTACGGCAAAAGCATCCTTGTTGACGAGATCAATAACCTGTTACAAGATACTTTAAATAACTACATCGACGAGCAAAAACTGGCCGTATTAGGTCAGCCGCTTCCTGCTCTTGATGATAACAAAGAATATAACTGGGATTTTGCCGATAACTTTGAGTTTAGCTATGAATTAGGCTTAGCTCCTGAGTTCAGCATCGACTTTTCATCAGCAGATAAATTAACGCAATACGTTATCAAAATTGATGACGAAACATTGGCTTCACGTATCAAAAATATCCGTCGCAGCTATGGCAAAATGACAAATCCTGACGTATCGGCAGACGATGACGTTCTTTACAGCGATTTGGTTCAACTTTCTGCTGATGGTAGTGTTTTTGAGGATGGAATTACCAACACCGCGTCTGTACGTTTAGATCAGATCAAAGATGAGGCTATCAAAGCTTCATTGATCGGTTTGAAAAAAGGCGACGTTGTTACGTTTGATATCCGTAAAGCTTTTGATAACGATGCAGCAAAAATTGCAGGTTTATTAAAAATTGAAGAGGATGACGCAGCTGATTTAAGAGGCGACTTCCAGTTAACTGTTAAAAACGTTAACCGTTTAGAAGAAAGCGATCTTAACCAGGAGTTCTTTGACAAATTATTTGGTGAAGGTACAGTGACTACCGAAGAGGAATTCAGGACTAAAATTACTGAAGAGCTTGAAAGCATGATGGTACAGGATTCTGACCGCAAGTTGCAGGACGATATGTACAAATTAGCTATCGCTAAAGTTGATTTTGCACTTCCAGATGAGTTCCTGAAACGTTGGTTAAAAGCCACTAACGAAAAACTAAGCGACGAGGAATTAGAAGGTGGTTACAATGATTTTGCTCAAAACCTGAAATGGACTTTGATCGAAAACAAGATAATTACTGATAACACTATCGAAATTAAATATGAAGATGTGTTTGAATTAGCTAAGATCCGTTTAGATCAACAGTTCAGGATGTACAGCCCAACCCCGATCCCTGAAGATCAGTTAGGTCAGTACACTGTTCAGTACTTGCAAAATAAAGACAACGCTAACAAAATATTTGAAGAGGTAAAAGCATTAAAGGTATTTGACTATATCAAAAATGTAATCACTTTAGATAAGCAGGATATCCTTTACACTGATTTCAGTGCATTGGTTACCGCAGCTCAGTAA